Proteins encoded in a region of the Saccharothrix ecbatanensis genome:
- the lysS gene encoding lysine--tRNA ligase encodes MDRSTEADWVSRLADEVVAEADRRAPGKPVVCASGLSPSGPIHLGNLREVMTPHLVADEIRRRGRECEHLISWDDYDRFRRVPAGIDPSWAEHIGKPLTSVPAPPGSAHANWAEHFKASMIESLARLGVDYRGISQTEAYTSGRYRDQVLLAMRERGRIDEILGRFRTKKKPLDAEAVDSDPDGSDDTAGAGDYYPFKPYCTTCGRDTTTITAYDDASTEMTYTCACGHGETVLLSEFTNGKLVWKVDWPMRWAYEGVMFEPSGVDHSSPGSSFEVGGHIVREVFDGVRPIGPMYAFVGITGMAKMSSSAGAVPTPGDALRIMEPAVLRWLYSRRKPNQSFKIAFDQEIYRLYDEWDALAQRVAQGTANGADATAYARAVRTAEVVLPSTPRPVPYRMLASIADITTGDEAQMLRILAGVDSADPIKELDEVRPRVDCAERWVEAYMPADQHTRVLAEPDAELLSSLDDEQRHLVALLLERLEDDWSLDGLSTLVYGVPKLHAGLPMDAQPTPELKVMQRSFFVLLYRSLVGRDTGPRLPTLLLAVGPDRVRKLLGA; translated from the coding sequence GTGGATCGCTCGACCGAAGCGGACTGGGTTTCGCGGCTCGCGGACGAGGTGGTGGCGGAAGCCGACCGCCGTGCGCCGGGCAAACCCGTCGTGTGTGCCTCGGGGTTGAGCCCGTCCGGCCCGATCCACCTCGGCAACCTGCGCGAGGTGATGACCCCGCACCTGGTCGCGGACGAGATCCGCCGCCGCGGTCGGGAGTGCGAGCACCTGATCTCGTGGGACGACTACGACCGGTTCCGCCGGGTGCCCGCCGGGATCGACCCGTCGTGGGCCGAGCACATCGGCAAGCCGCTGACGTCCGTCCCCGCGCCGCCCGGCAGCGCCCACGCCAACTGGGCCGAGCACTTCAAGGCGTCGATGATCGAGTCGCTGGCGCGGCTCGGCGTCGACTACCGGGGCATCAGCCAGACCGAGGCCTACACGTCCGGCCGCTACCGCGACCAGGTGCTGCTCGCGATGCGCGAACGGGGCCGAATCGACGAGATCCTCGGTCGTTTCCGCACCAAGAAGAAGCCGCTGGACGCCGAGGCGGTCGACAGCGACCCGGACGGGTCCGACGACACGGCCGGCGCGGGGGACTACTACCCGTTCAAGCCGTACTGCACGACGTGCGGGCGCGACACGACCACGATCACGGCCTACGACGACGCGTCGACCGAGATGACGTACACGTGCGCGTGCGGTCACGGTGAGACGGTGCTGCTGTCGGAGTTCACCAACGGCAAGCTCGTGTGGAAGGTCGACTGGCCGATGCGGTGGGCCTACGAGGGCGTGATGTTCGAGCCTTCGGGCGTCGACCACTCCTCGCCGGGGTCGTCGTTCGAGGTCGGCGGCCACATCGTGCGCGAGGTCTTCGACGGCGTGCGGCCGATCGGCCCGATGTACGCGTTCGTCGGCATCACGGGCATGGCCAAGATGAGCAGTTCGGCCGGCGCGGTGCCGACGCCGGGCGACGCGCTGCGCATCATGGAGCCCGCCGTGCTGCGGTGGCTGTACAGCCGGCGCAAGCCGAACCAGTCGTTCAAGATCGCGTTCGACCAGGAGATCTACCGCCTGTACGACGAGTGGGACGCGCTGGCCCAGCGGGTGGCGCAGGGCACCGCGAACGGCGCCGACGCGACCGCCTACGCGCGGGCGGTCCGCACCGCCGAGGTCGTGCTGCCGAGCACGCCGCGGCCGGTGCCGTACCGGATGCTGGCCTCGATCGCCGACATCACCACCGGTGACGAGGCGCAGATGCTGCGGATCCTCGCCGGCGTCGACAGCGCCGACCCGATCAAGGAACTGGACGAGGTCCGGCCGCGGGTCGACTGCGCGGAGCGGTGGGTCGAGGCCTACATGCCCGCCGACCAGCACACCCGCGTCCTGGCCGAGCCCGACGCCGAACTGCTCTCGTCGTTGGACGACGAGCAGCGGCACCTGGTCGCCCTGCTGCTGGAGCGGCTGGAGGACGACTGGTCCCTCGACGGCCTCAGCACGCTGGTGTACGGCGTGCCCAAGCTCCACGCCGGACTGCCGATGGACGCGCAGCCCACGCCGGAGCTGAAGGTGATGCAGCGGTCGTTCTTCGTGCTGCTGTACCGGTCGCTCGTCGGCCGCGACACCGGTCCCCGGCTGCCCACCCTGCTGCTCGCGGTGGGTCCGGACCGGGTGCGCAAGCTCCTGGGCGCCTGA
- the lexA gene encoding transcriptional repressor LexA, whose protein sequence is MTAYDDLDAFEHLDTSTLPERQQRILLAIRDWVVRHGYSPSTREIGDAVGLRSASTVSKHLASLEEKGFLRRGTAMSRPIDVRVFLHEPSAQRSADDSVTVPVVGHIAAGSPITAEEHVDDMLKLPREFTGRGTVFGLRVRGDSMIDAAICDGDIVVVRQQPEAHSGQIVAAMIDGEATVKVYRRRNGHVFLEPRNAAYPVLDGDEAVVMGAVVSVLRSV, encoded by the coding sequence GTGACCGCCTACGACGATCTTGACGCGTTCGAGCACCTGGACACCTCGACCCTGCCCGAACGCCAGCAGCGCATCCTGCTCGCGATCCGGGACTGGGTGGTCAGGCACGGGTACTCGCCGAGCACGCGGGAGATCGGCGACGCGGTCGGCCTGCGGTCGGCGTCCACGGTGTCGAAGCACCTGGCGAGCCTGGAGGAGAAGGGTTTCCTGCGGCGCGGCACGGCGATGTCCCGACCGATCGACGTGCGCGTGTTCCTGCACGAGCCCTCGGCGCAGCGGTCCGCCGACGACTCGGTGACCGTGCCGGTGGTCGGCCACATCGCGGCGGGCAGCCCGATCACCGCCGAAGAGCACGTCGACGACATGCTGAAGCTGCCGCGCGAGTTCACCGGGCGCGGCACCGTCTTCGGGCTCCGCGTGCGCGGTGACTCGATGATCGACGCGGCGATCTGCGACGGCGACATCGTCGTGGTGCGGCAGCAGCCGGAAGCCCACTCGGGCCAGATCGTCGCCGCGATGATCGACGGCGAGGCCACCGTCAAGGTGTACCGGCGCCGCAACGGCCACGTGTTCCTCGAACCGCGCAACGCGGCCTACCCGGTGCTCGACGGCGACGAGGCCGTCGTGATGGGCGCCGTCGTCTCAGTCCTGCGCAGCGTCTGA
- a CDS encoding glycoside hydrolase family 3 N-terminal domain-containing protein — MAVATSSPGERLMAGSPAAEPSSSTVPPSTSSAERSTPPPPPEPPKPPEDPCAAKITALPLRARLAQLVVVGVDPRGPADALAAVQGEQVGGIFIGGDDVGLLSADALGPVHAASTLPLTVAVDDEGGRVQRLEAIAGPMPSARRMAADMSPDQVRAVAHERGRVLRERGVTTDLAPVLDTSGQPDRTVIGDRSFSPDPDTALGYALAFAAGLKDAGVAPVVKHFPGHGNTSGDSHLGAVQSPPLDALRGTDLVPYRHLTRFGEVVVMLGHINVPGLTAGKPATLSPEAYALLRGEFGFTGPAMTDDLGAMRAVTDLVGLPDAVTQALAAGADIALWSSGGRVGEVLDHLERAVAAGTLPQARVDEALRRVLASKQVC; from the coding sequence ATGGCCGTGGCGACCAGCTCGCCCGGTGAACGCCTGATGGCGGGGTCTCCGGCGGCCGAGCCGTCGTCCTCGACCGTGCCGCCGTCCACCTCGTCGGCCGAGCGGTCGACCCCACCTCCGCCGCCCGAGCCGCCCAAACCGCCCGAGGACCCGTGCGCCGCGAAGATCACCGCGCTGCCGTTGCGGGCTCGGCTCGCGCAGCTCGTGGTCGTCGGCGTCGACCCCCGTGGACCGGCCGACGCACTGGCCGCCGTCCAGGGCGAGCAGGTCGGCGGCATCTTCATCGGCGGTGACGACGTCGGCCTGCTCAGCGCGGACGCCCTCGGCCCCGTGCACGCCGCGTCCACCCTGCCGCTCACCGTGGCCGTGGACGACGAGGGCGGCCGGGTCCAGCGGCTCGAAGCGATCGCGGGCCCGATGCCCAGCGCACGGCGGATGGCGGCCGACATGTCGCCCGACCAGGTCCGCGCGGTGGCGCACGAACGCGGGCGGGTGCTGCGCGAACGCGGCGTGACCACCGACCTCGCACCCGTCCTCGACACCAGCGGCCAACCCGACCGGACGGTGATCGGCGACCGGTCGTTCAGCCCCGACCCGGACACCGCCCTCGGGTACGCGCTCGCGTTCGCCGCCGGACTGAAGGACGCGGGCGTCGCGCCGGTCGTCAAGCACTTCCCCGGGCACGGCAACACGAGCGGTGACTCGCACCTCGGCGCGGTGCAGTCGCCGCCGCTCGACGCGCTGCGCGGGACGGATCTGGTCCCGTACCGGCACCTCACTCGATTCGGTGAAGTCGTGGTGATGCTGGGGCACATCAACGTGCCCGGTCTGACCGCCGGCAAGCCCGCCACCCTCAGCCCGGAGGCCTACGCCCTGCTGCGCGGCGAGTTCGGCTTCACCGGCCCGGCGATGACGGACGACCTGGGCGCGATGCGTGCGGTGACCGACCTGGTAGGCCTGCCCGACGCCGTCACGCAGGCCCTCGCCGCGGGCGCGGACATCGCCCTGTGGTCGTCCGGTGGCCGCGTCGGTGAAGTGCTCGACCACCTGGAACGCGCGGTGGCCGCGGGCACCCTGCCGCAGGCCCGCGTGGACGAGGCCCTCCGCCGGGTGCTGGCGTCGAAGCAGGTGTGTTGA
- a CDS encoding carboxymuconolactone decarboxylase family protein: MAHIDLGVDETLFPGITGPLRFRAETAKPLNELAEVLLRGPNSLPAGERELIAAYVSGLNDCTFCCDSHSAFAAAQLHDGMTLVEQVRADLDAAPVSDKLRALLRIAGAVSESGRNVTEDMVETAREHGATDVEIHDTVLIAAAFCMYNRYVDGLGTLAPADTGMYTEAAQRIIEHGYLRRG, encoded by the coding sequence ATGGCGCACATCGACCTCGGCGTGGACGAGACCCTGTTCCCCGGCATCACCGGCCCGCTGAGGTTCCGGGCCGAGACCGCCAAGCCGCTCAACGAGCTGGCCGAGGTCCTGTTGCGCGGCCCGAACTCGTTGCCGGCCGGTGAGCGGGAGCTGATCGCCGCCTACGTCTCCGGGCTCAACGACTGCACGTTCTGCTGCGACTCCCACTCGGCCTTCGCCGCCGCGCAGCTCCACGACGGCATGACGCTGGTCGAGCAAGTGCGGGCCGACCTCGACGCCGCGCCGGTGTCGGACAAGCTGCGGGCGCTGTTGCGGATCGCGGGCGCGGTGAGCGAGTCCGGCCGCAACGTCACCGAGGACATGGTGGAGACGGCACGCGAGCACGGCGCCACCGACGTCGAGATCCACGACACCGTGCTGATCGCGGCGGCGTTCTGCATGTACAACCGGTACGTCGACGGCCTGGGCACGCTCGCGCCGGCGGACACCGGGATGTACACCGAGGCCGCGCAGCGGATCATCGAGCACGGTTACCTGCGCCGGGGGTAA
- a CDS encoding DUF3558 family protein yields the protein MTFRARRATVGLLTFAFLVAGCTGTPDPAPTTPSATSVAPSTWGPVPSADARPQDLAASAPKKFTDGDVCKLLTLEEIKATAKSPSAEDLITDPGKRCSWQLGDSVDDKGMPAEFLIIQVHRADMWQGAEQGAISGHPTRRRSQEGLCVLRIALRKPVDQHTDQPVMAISLKRTTEQADVCPAAQSLAALALDRLPAA from the coding sequence GTGACCTTTCGTGCCCGACGTGCCACCGTGGGACTGCTGACGTTCGCGTTCCTCGTCGCCGGGTGCACCGGCACCCCTGACCCCGCGCCGACGACGCCGTCCGCGACTTCGGTGGCGCCGTCCACTTGGGGTCCCGTGCCGAGTGCGGACGCCCGGCCACAGGACCTGGCCGCGTCCGCGCCGAAGAAGTTCACCGACGGCGATGTCTGCAAGCTGCTGACGTTGGAGGAGATCAAGGCGACCGCCAAGTCCCCTTCCGCGGAGGACTTGATCACGGATCCCGGCAAGCGGTGCTCGTGGCAGCTGGGTGACAGCGTGGACGACAAGGGCATGCCGGCCGAGTTCCTGATCATCCAGGTGCACCGGGCGGACATGTGGCAGGGAGCCGAGCAGGGCGCAATCAGCGGCCACCCGACGCGGCGGCGGTCCCAGGAAGGGCTGTGCGTGCTGCGGATCGCGTTGCGCAAGCCCGTCGACCAGCACACCGACCAGCCGGTGATGGCCATCAGTTTGAAGAGGACCACCGAGCAGGCCGACGTGTGCCCCGCAGCCCAGTCCCTCGCCGCCCTCGCCCTGGACCGACTCCCCGCCGCCTGA
- a CDS encoding MarR family winged helix-turn-helix transcriptional regulator, which produces MGKHDGRMGLVTAMVRTTFLVNAVYAQSGREHGLTPQQGQLLCVLMAQPYGMGELSTVLGLAKSSLTGLVDRSERNGLVRREPDPEDTRAVRVALTPRGGKLAEEFYNETCRRIDELPTSLDAAERDALADLLGRVVLDNEVPVVFLELDEAASSARKH; this is translated from the coding sequence ATGGGAAAGCACGACGGCCGGATGGGGCTGGTGACCGCCATGGTGCGGACCACGTTCCTGGTCAACGCCGTCTACGCCCAGTCCGGTCGGGAGCACGGCCTCACCCCGCAGCAAGGGCAACTCCTCTGCGTTTTGATGGCACAGCCCTACGGCATGGGCGAGCTGAGCACCGTGCTGGGCCTGGCCAAGTCGAGCCTCACCGGCCTGGTGGACCGGAGCGAGCGCAACGGCCTGGTCCGCCGTGAACCGGACCCCGAAGACACCCGCGCGGTACGGGTCGCGCTGACCCCTCGGGGCGGCAAGCTGGCCGAAGAGTTCTACAACGAGACGTGCCGCCGGATCGACGAGCTGCCGACCTCGCTCGACGCCGCCGAACGTGACGCCCTCGCCGACCTGCTCGGCCGCGTCGTGCTCGACAACGAGGTTCCGGTGGTCTTCCTGGAACTGGACGAAGCGGCCTCGTCCGCCCGCAAGCACTAG
- a CDS encoding BTAD domain-containing putative transcriptional regulator — protein sequence MSATVPVTVELLGPVRAWRSGVEVDLGTARRRAVFALLALRAGQAVSKDELIDGVWGDSPPATAGAGLHTYVSGLRRALEPERAKRSTGVVLTSAGSGYCLRVPVDGVDVHRFERHRERARELGDRDPALALAELDQAHALWRGEALSGVPGPFAESQRSRLHELRLATAERRAELALVVGRHGDVIADLAALTREHPVREGLRALLMTALQRAGRQAEALEVYHDARRVLVEELGIEPGAALRQAHRIVLEDKADDVPAPRRVGVSPTVQPALFVGRDEESDVLREAVSRLAARRGGAVWVDGEPGIGKSALLATGLSGAVEAGCRVAWAAGDEFGPRSPLRVLLDCLDVTESSRDPRRAALAQALRGPVDALGDPVPMVIERLLGLVDELCAEAPLIIVVDDVQWVDEASVLLWHRLLRNVRQWPLLLVAAGRPVPRRADVEQVRRTVVGSGGRVLELRPLSDDSVTAMLTGLVGAPPGRSLRALVGLATGNPLYTKDLVDVMLREGTIQVVDGLAEATPCADQEMPRALVSVMARRLGFLSPATTDVLRSAALLGDEFALGDAATALGRTSSDLVAAVEEATAAGVLDDGGLKLAFRHPLIRQALYLSVPAGVRAALHRQAAGALADAGAPAELVVGQLAAAPGTVDEWAADWLTERAAVLVRRAPDSTVGLLRAVLAESTVDAEHRERLAALLARSMFWLGRPPQAAARYVLARTRNQDRAAGMRWILAYTRYRDGQVTEAVDALRAAVEDDVTPPLWRARMESLLAVVQRDGLNDVAAAEATARRALRRGEELRDDFAAAHALQGLWQVSTVRRDHFQALGHVDRALALVVGDPDFSTLALGLLDNKAFTLQSLDRLDEADDVLHEARELAGSGPHITTAVQDYWRGRWDRALAEADVLRDDPGSTAYGLRERGPVLLVRGVAALIAARRGRTRLAEEHLRAAAEQPLAVPSDRENGDFLMVARAVLAERAGRPDEAFAAVEPLLTSMPGHMVLRHQWLPDVARLAVRTGRSDLAERALAGCVEEASMERVPGRAHAAEGRCRGLVRGDPEPVLEAVARYRAVGRPVELAEALEDAAVLLVARGDRAEGDAAFREALAGYGGLGAVHDVQRARDRMSSGPEDADERWIAG from the coding sequence ATGAGCGCCACGGTCCCCGTCACCGTGGAACTGCTGGGGCCGGTCAGGGCATGGCGAAGCGGGGTGGAGGTCGACCTCGGCACCGCACGGCGGCGTGCGGTGTTCGCCTTGCTCGCACTTCGGGCCGGCCAGGCCGTTTCCAAGGACGAGCTGATCGACGGCGTCTGGGGCGACTCGCCTCCCGCGACCGCCGGCGCCGGCCTGCACACGTACGTCTCCGGCTTGCGCCGCGCGTTGGAACCGGAGCGGGCCAAGCGGTCCACCGGGGTCGTCCTCACCTCTGCCGGTTCCGGGTACTGCCTGCGCGTGCCGGTGGACGGAGTGGACGTGCACCGGTTCGAACGCCACAGGGAGCGGGCCCGAGAGTTGGGCGACCGCGACCCGGCGCTGGCGTTGGCCGAGCTGGACCAGGCGCACGCGTTGTGGCGGGGTGAGGCGCTGTCGGGCGTGCCCGGCCCGTTCGCCGAGTCGCAGCGGTCGCGGTTGCACGAGTTGCGACTGGCCACCGCGGAACGCCGGGCCGAGTTGGCGCTGGTCGTCGGACGGCACGGGGACGTGATCGCGGACCTGGCGGCGCTGACGCGTGAGCACCCGGTGCGGGAGGGCCTGCGCGCGTTGCTGATGACGGCGTTGCAGAGGGCCGGGCGGCAGGCCGAGGCGTTGGAGGTCTACCACGACGCGCGGCGGGTGCTGGTCGAGGAACTGGGGATCGAACCCGGTGCGGCGTTGCGGCAGGCGCATCGGATCGTGTTGGAGGACAAGGCCGACGACGTTCCCGCGCCACGCAGGGTCGGCGTCTCGCCGACGGTCCAGCCCGCCCTGTTCGTCGGTCGGGACGAGGAGTCGGACGTGCTGCGGGAGGCCGTGTCGCGCCTGGCTGCCCGGCGGGGTGGCGCGGTCTGGGTCGACGGTGAGCCGGGGATCGGCAAGTCCGCCCTGTTAGCCACTGGGCTGTCCGGGGCGGTGGAGGCGGGGTGCCGGGTGGCGTGGGCCGCCGGTGACGAGTTCGGGCCGCGCAGCCCGCTGCGGGTGCTGCTCGACTGCCTCGACGTCACCGAGTCGTCCCGTGATCCACGCCGGGCCGCGTTGGCGCAGGCTTTGCGCGGCCCGGTCGACGCTCTCGGCGACCCGGTGCCCATGGTGATCGAACGGCTGCTGGGCCTGGTCGACGAGTTGTGCGCCGAGGCGCCGCTGATCATCGTGGTGGACGATGTCCAGTGGGTGGACGAGGCCAGTGTCCTGCTGTGGCACCGGCTTCTGCGGAACGTGCGCCAGTGGCCGCTGCTGCTGGTCGCGGCGGGGAGGCCGGTGCCGCGGCGAGCCGACGTCGAGCAGGTGCGGCGCACGGTCGTCGGCTCCGGTGGCCGGGTCCTCGAACTCCGCCCGCTGTCGGACGACTCGGTCACCGCGATGCTGACCGGGCTCGTGGGCGCCCCTCCCGGTCGCAGCCTGCGCGCGCTCGTCGGCCTCGCCACCGGGAATCCCCTGTACACCAAGGACTTGGTCGACGTCATGCTGCGCGAGGGCACGATCCAGGTGGTCGACGGCCTGGCCGAGGCGACCCCGTGCGCCGATCAGGAGATGCCCCGCGCGCTGGTGTCGGTGATGGCCCGAAGGCTGGGCTTCCTGTCCCCGGCCACCACGGACGTGTTGCGGTCGGCGGCGCTGCTGGGTGACGAGTTCGCCCTCGGGGACGCCGCGACCGCGCTGGGCCGCACGTCGTCGGACCTCGTCGCGGCGGTGGAGGAGGCGACCGCCGCCGGTGTGCTGGACGACGGTGGGCTGAAGCTGGCGTTCCGCCACCCGCTGATCCGGCAGGCGCTGTACCTGTCCGTGCCCGCCGGTGTCCGGGCCGCGCTGCACCGCCAGGCCGCGGGCGCGCTGGCCGACGCCGGCGCACCGGCGGAACTTGTCGTCGGGCAGTTGGCCGCTGCTCCCGGCACGGTGGACGAGTGGGCCGCCGACTGGCTGACCGAGCGCGCGGCGGTGCTCGTGCGCCGGGCGCCGGACTCGACCGTCGGGCTGCTCCGCGCCGTCCTCGCCGAGTCCACTGTGGACGCCGAACACCGGGAGCGGTTGGCCGCGCTGCTGGCCCGCTCGATGTTCTGGCTGGGTCGGCCACCCCAGGCGGCGGCGCGGTACGTGCTGGCCCGCACCAGGAACCAGGACCGGGCGGCCGGGATGCGCTGGATCCTCGCCTACACCCGGTACCGGGACGGGCAGGTGACGGAGGCGGTGGACGCGTTGCGGGCGGCGGTGGAGGACGACGTGACACCGCCGTTGTGGCGGGCGCGGATGGAGTCGTTGCTGGCGGTGGTGCAGCGGGACGGCCTCAACGACGTCGCCGCCGCCGAGGCGACCGCTCGTCGTGCGTTGCGGCGGGGCGAGGAACTGCGCGACGACTTCGCCGCTGCCCATGCGCTGCAAGGGTTGTGGCAGGTCAGCACGGTCCGCCGTGATCACTTCCAGGCGTTGGGGCATGTTGATCGTGCGCTGGCCTTGGTCGTGGGCGACCCCGACTTCAGCACGCTGGCGCTCGGCCTGCTGGACAACAAGGCGTTCACCTTGCAGAGCCTGGACCGGCTGGACGAGGCCGACGACGTGCTGCATGAGGCCCGTGAGCTGGCCGGGTCCGGCCCGCACATCACCACCGCCGTGCAGGACTACTGGCGCGGCCGGTGGGACCGGGCGTTGGCCGAGGCGGACGTCCTGCGTGACGATCCGGGCAGCACCGCCTACGGGTTGCGTGAACGCGGACCGGTGCTGCTCGTGCGGGGTGTGGCGGCCCTGATCGCCGCCCGACGTGGCCGGACGCGGCTGGCCGAGGAACACCTCCGTGCCGCCGCCGAACAACCCCTGGCCGTGCCCTCCGACCGGGAGAACGGCGACTTCCTGATGGTCGCGCGAGCGGTGCTGGCCGAGCGCGCGGGGCGGCCCGACGAGGCCTTCGCCGCCGTGGAGCCACTGTTGACGTCGATGCCAGGGCACATGGTGCTGCGGCACCAGTGGCTGCCCGACGTGGCGCGGCTGGCCGTCCGGACCGGGCGGTCGGACCTGGCCGAGCGGGCACTGGCCGGGTGTGTCGAGGAAGCCTCGATGGAACGGGTTCCCGGCCGGGCGCACGCGGCCGAGGGCCGGTGTCGAGGGCTGGTCCGGGGTGATCCGGAGCCGGTGCTCGAAGCGGTGGCGCGGTACCGGGCGGTCGGACGGCCGGTGGAGTTGGCGGAGGCGTTGGAGGACGCGGCGGTGCTGTTGGTGGCGCGGGGTGACCGTGCTGAGGGTGACGCGGCGTTCCGCGAGGCGTTGGCGGGGTACGGCGGCTTGGGCGCGGTGCACGACGTGCAGCGGGCGCGGGACCGGATGAGCAGTGGTCCTGAGGATGCGGACGAGAGGTGGATCGCGGGATGA